A region of Tigriopus californicus strain San Diego chromosome 7, Tcal_SD_v2.1, whole genome shotgun sequence DNA encodes the following proteins:
- the LOC131884112 gene encoding uncharacterized protein LOC131884112: MSRKKRMDETCFDLTRIDGFYRRKHEYIKLGIKGAHKPSRMQKNFEALHPEDENFIVTNNEVGFVVLSVRSNVEYEVKPNEMGCVQKNCLVRCSRCANPKACGHSFVCSCMQYSLRNVCPHCHVVAKWVGLHMSETSDAIPDKATEVKNILGLPVILPVIHGVNTSSEANSDILTKVTTSEVNLVVPTETTSLEVESKLNSKNLDQSRRYGKALEIVSEWKRSLESAESFEDALPLIEKIERSNHDRKSNIFPLLDRKRKRERTSSIFPARKLVNGNRGSGGTASLRNSPIQDMIIECSAVQIDDPCWMFLVTHRMKDVIYNLGKTTGIDQKIFLKKYETARLIWNCALCKDVSVIARNLSGYVQCDICDKWFHCECVGVKHEKLEEEKDSPWFCSNHSP; encoded by the exons ATGAGCAGAAAGAAGAGGATGGATGAAACGTGCTTCGACTTAACAAGAATTGATGGCTTTTATCGTCGCAAGCATGAATATATCAAACTAGGGATTAAAGGTGCTCACAAGCCTTCACGGATGCAGAAAAACTTTGAAGCTTTGCATCCtgaagatgaaaactttattGTAACCAACAATGAAGTAGGATTCGTGGTTCTAAGTGTGCGAAGTAATGTAGAATATGAAGTGAAACCCAATGAGATGGGATGTGTCCAAAAAAACTGCCTTGTACGTTGTTCGAGGTGTGCGAACCCCAAAGCTTGTGGTCATTCCTTTGTGTGCTCTTGTATGCAATATTCCTTGCGGAATGTTTGTCCACATTGCCATGTGGTGGCTAAGTGGGTTGGGCTTCACATGTCCGAGACGTCTGACGCCATACCTGACAAAGCTACAGAGGTAAAAAACATACTTGGACTTCCGGTCATCCTTCCGGTCATCCATGGTGTAAACACGTCCTCAGAAGCAAACTCTGACATTCTCACCAAGGTAACGACCTCAGAAGTGAACTTGGTCGTGCCGACCGAGACAACGTCCTTGGAAGtggaaagcaaattgaattcaaagaaCTTG GATCAGAGCAGGCGGTATGGAAAGGCGTTGGAAATAGTTTCTGAATGGAAGCGAAGCTTGGAGTCCGCCGAGAGCTTTGAAGACGCTCTGCCCTTGATTGAAAAAATCGAAAGATCCAACCATGACAGAAAGAGCAATATTTTCCCGCTGTTGGACAGAAAACGAAAGCGGGAGCGAACATCTTCCATTTTCCCTGCTCGAAAGCTTGTTAATGGCAACAGAGGAAGTGGAGGTACAGCCTCTTTAAGAAACTCCCCGATTCAAGATATGATTATTGAATGTTCAGCTGTTCAGATTGATGACCCATGTTGGATGTTCCTAGTAACACATCGTATGAAAGATGTCATTTACAATTTAGGCAAGACAACGGGCATTGaccaaaagatatttttgaaaaaatacgAAACCGCAAGATTGATATGGAATTGTGCATTGTGCAAGGACGTGAGTGTAATTGCCCGAAATTTATCCGGTTATGTACAATGTGATATTTGTGATAAATGGTTCCATTGTGAGTGCGTTGGAGTTAAACATGAAAAActggaggaggaaaaggacaGCCCTTGGTTTTGCTCAAATCATTCCCCTTAG